One genomic region from Oncorhynchus keta strain PuntledgeMale-10-30-2019 chromosome 33, Oket_V2, whole genome shotgun sequence encodes:
- the LOC118366084 gene encoding segment polarity protein dishevelled homolog DVL-2-like isoform X1 — protein sequence MAETKIIYHIDEEETPYLVKIPITSEDITLLDFKQVLNKPNYKFFFKSMDQDFGVVKEEISDDAAKLPCFNGRVVSWLVSSDSPLAEPPRPPVEVCTESSPPPSPLPPLPVERTGGIGDSRPPSFHPNVAGSVENLDECTETESVVSFRREKPRRRESMEQHGPRMNGQSRRERHLAGYESASTIMSSELDTTSFCDSDDDTMSRFSSTTEQSTASRLLKRHRRRRKQRPTRLERASSFSSVTDSTMSLNIITVTLNMDKYNFLGISIVGQSNERGDGGIYIGSIMKGGAVAADGRIEPGDMLLQVNDINFENMSNDDAVRVLREIVHKPGPIILTVAKCWDPSPQGYFTLPRMYTPIVLPDEPIRPIDPAVWVSHSVALTGAYPPYPGSSSLSTITSNSSVTETERESLCLSLAHKGFDDFNLSLHSDMASVAKAMASPESGLEVRDRMWLKITIPNAFLGSDVVEWLYQHIEGFQDRREARKYASNLLKAGFIRHTVNKITFSEQCYYIFGDFSDCENYMANLSLNDNDGSSGASDQDTLAPLPLPGATPWPLMHTFPSYQYTSNPYSSQPPPYHELSSYSYAPGSTGSQHSEGSRSSGSTRSEGERRRGGKGGGGVGSTSGRDEKSPVGGDGRDSRSGSGSESEYSVRSSLRRGEHGGSATPSEHSHYSHVSQRSHHRAPPPHLQFPQGIPLSYNPMMLMMVPQHPHHPHVHPHTLQGLGQTGPSMPGLPPGTTPGGPPGAPPTRDLGSVPPELTASRQSFHLAMGNPSEFFVDVM from the exons TGTGGTGAAGGAAGAGATTTCGGATGACGCCGCCAAACTACCTTGTTTCAATGGGAGAGTTGTGTCATGG CTGGTATCCTCAGACAGTCCCCTTGCGGAGCCCCCTCGTCCCCCGGTGGAGGTCTGTACGgagtcctctcctcccccttcccccctgcctcccctaccgGTGGAGAGGACAGGGGGCATCGGAGACTCCAGACCCCCGTCATTCCA TCCCAATGTGGCGGGTAGTGTTGAGAACCTGGATGAGTGTACCGAGACAGAGTCAGTGGTGTCATTCAGAAGGGAGAAGCCCAGACGGAGGGAAAGCATGGAGCAGCATG GGCCGCGGATGAACGGTCAGAGCCGTCGGGAGCGCCACCTGGCAGGCTACGAGAGTGCCTCCACCATCATGAGCAGCGAGCTGGACACCACCAGCTTCTGTGACTCGGACGATGACACCATGAgcag GTTCAGCAGCAccacagaacagagcacagcctctAGGCTACTGAAGCGCCACCGCAGACGCCGGAAGCAGCGTCCCACCAGGCTGGAGAGG GCGTCGTCGTTCAGCAGTGTGACAGACTCCACCATGTCCCTtaacatcatcactgttacactCAACATGG ATAAATACAACTTCTTGGGCATCAGTATCGTGGGTCAGAGCAACGAGAGGGGTGATGGGGGTATCTACATCGGCTCCATTATGAAGGGAGGGGCTGTGGCTGCTGATGGGCGGATCGAACCAGGAGACATGCTGCtacag GTGAACGACATCAACTTTGAGAACATGAGTAATGACGATGCTGTCCGTGTGCTGAGAGAGATTGTACATAAACCTGG ACCTATTATCCTGACAGTGGCTAAATGCTGGGACCCGTCACCCCAGGGCTACTTCACCCTCCCACGCA TGTACACCCCCATTGTTCTTCCAGATGAGCCGATCCGGCCCATAGACCCGGCTGTGTGGGTGAGCCATTCTGTGGCCCTGACAGGGGCCTATCCTCCCTACCCCGGCAGCTCCTCTCTCAGCACCATCACCTCCAACTCCTCGGTGACCGAGACAGAGCGTGAGTCCCTCTGCCTGTCTTTGGCCCACAAAG gTTTTGATGACTTCAACCTGTCCCTCCACTCTGACATGGCGTCGGTGGCGAAGGCCATGGCCTCCCCAGAGTCTGGTCTGGAGGTTCGGGACAGGATGTGGCTCAAGATCACCATCCCCAATGCCTTCCTTG GTTCTGATGTGGTGGAGTGGCTCTACCAACACATTGAGGGCTTCCAGGACCGTCGTGAAGCCAGGAAGTATGCCAGTAACTTGCTGAAAGCTGGCTTCATCCGCCACACGGTCAACAAGATCACCTTCTCAGAGCAATGCTATTACATTTTCGGTGACTTCAGCGACTGTGAGAACT ACATGGCAAACCTCTCCCTGAATGACAACGACGGTTCTAGTGGGGCCTCAGACCAGGACACCCTGGCCCCCCTGCCCCTCCCGGGGGCCACACCCTGGCCCCTGATGCACACGTTCCCCTCCTACCAGTACACCTCCAACCCCTACTCCAGCCAGCCGCCCCCCTACCACGAGCTTTCCAGCTACAGCTACGCGCCAGGCAGCACAGGGAGCCAGCATAGTGAGG GGAGCCGGAGCAGTGGCTCCACCCGaagcgagggagagagacggaggggaggaaAAGGCGGAGGAGGGGTGGGCAGTACTAGCGGCCGGGATGAGAAGTCACCGGTAGGCGGAGACGGCAGGGACTCTCGCTCAGGAAGCGGCAGCGAATCAGAGTATTCTGTACGGAGCAGCCTGAGGAGGGGGGAACACGGAGGCTCGGCCACCCCCAGTGAACACAGCCACTATAGCCACGTCAGCCAGCGCTCACACCACCGCGCACCCCCTCCACACCTCCAATTCCCACAGGGCATACCCCTTTCATACAACCCCATGATGCTTATGATGGTCCCCCAGCACCCCCATCACCCTCACGTGCACCCACACACCCTCCAGGGCCTGGGGCAGACAGGGCCCTCGATGCCGGGCCTGCCCCCTGGCACCACCCCCGGGGGACCTCCAGGGGCACCCCCAACCCGTGACCTGGGCTCTGTGCCCCCAGAGCTCACCGCCTCGCGCCAGTCCTTCCACCTTGCCATGGGAAATCCCAGTGAGTTCTTTGTGGACGTCATGTAG
- the LOC118366084 gene encoding segment polarity protein dishevelled homolog DVL-2-like isoform X2: protein MAETKIIYHIDEEETPYLVKIPITSEDITLLDFKQVLNKPNYKFFFKSMDQDFGVVKEEISDDAAKLPCFNGRVVSWLVSSDSPLAEPPRPPVEVCTESSPPPSPLPPLPVERTGGIGDSRPPSFHPNVAGSVENLDECTETESVVSFRREKPRRRESMEQHGPRMNGQSRRERHLAGYESASTIMSSELDTTSFCDSDDDTMSRFSSTTEQSTASRLLKRHRRRRKQRPTRLERASSFSSVTDSTMSLNIITVTLNMDKYNFLGISIVGQSNERGDGGIYIGSIMKGGAVAADGRIEPGDMLLQVNDINFENMSNDDAVRVLREIVHKPGPIILTVAKCWDPSPQGYFTLPRNEPIRPIDPAVWVSHSVALTGAYPPYPGSSSLSTITSNSSVTETERESLCLSLAHKGFDDFNLSLHSDMASVAKAMASPESGLEVRDRMWLKITIPNAFLGSDVVEWLYQHIEGFQDRREARKYASNLLKAGFIRHTVNKITFSEQCYYIFGDFSDCENYMANLSLNDNDGSSGASDQDTLAPLPLPGATPWPLMHTFPSYQYTSNPYSSQPPPYHELSSYSYAPGSTGSQHSEGSRSSGSTRSEGERRRGGKGGGGVGSTSGRDEKSPVGGDGRDSRSGSGSESEYSVRSSLRRGEHGGSATPSEHSHYSHVSQRSHHRAPPPHLQFPQGIPLSYNPMMLMMVPQHPHHPHVHPHTLQGLGQTGPSMPGLPPGTTPGGPPGAPPTRDLGSVPPELTASRQSFHLAMGNPSEFFVDVM from the exons TGTGGTGAAGGAAGAGATTTCGGATGACGCCGCCAAACTACCTTGTTTCAATGGGAGAGTTGTGTCATGG CTGGTATCCTCAGACAGTCCCCTTGCGGAGCCCCCTCGTCCCCCGGTGGAGGTCTGTACGgagtcctctcctcccccttcccccctgcctcccctaccgGTGGAGAGGACAGGGGGCATCGGAGACTCCAGACCCCCGTCATTCCA TCCCAATGTGGCGGGTAGTGTTGAGAACCTGGATGAGTGTACCGAGACAGAGTCAGTGGTGTCATTCAGAAGGGAGAAGCCCAGACGGAGGGAAAGCATGGAGCAGCATG GGCCGCGGATGAACGGTCAGAGCCGTCGGGAGCGCCACCTGGCAGGCTACGAGAGTGCCTCCACCATCATGAGCAGCGAGCTGGACACCACCAGCTTCTGTGACTCGGACGATGACACCATGAgcag GTTCAGCAGCAccacagaacagagcacagcctctAGGCTACTGAAGCGCCACCGCAGACGCCGGAAGCAGCGTCCCACCAGGCTGGAGAGG GCGTCGTCGTTCAGCAGTGTGACAGACTCCACCATGTCCCTtaacatcatcactgttacactCAACATGG ATAAATACAACTTCTTGGGCATCAGTATCGTGGGTCAGAGCAACGAGAGGGGTGATGGGGGTATCTACATCGGCTCCATTATGAAGGGAGGGGCTGTGGCTGCTGATGGGCGGATCGAACCAGGAGACATGCTGCtacag GTGAACGACATCAACTTTGAGAACATGAGTAATGACGATGCTGTCCGTGTGCTGAGAGAGATTGTACATAAACCTGG ACCTATTATCCTGACAGTGGCTAAATGCTGGGACCCGTCACCCCAGGGCTACTTCACCCTCCCACGCA ATGAGCCGATCCGGCCCATAGACCCGGCTGTGTGGGTGAGCCATTCTGTGGCCCTGACAGGGGCCTATCCTCCCTACCCCGGCAGCTCCTCTCTCAGCACCATCACCTCCAACTCCTCGGTGACCGAGACAGAGCGTGAGTCCCTCTGCCTGTCTTTGGCCCACAAAG gTTTTGATGACTTCAACCTGTCCCTCCACTCTGACATGGCGTCGGTGGCGAAGGCCATGGCCTCCCCAGAGTCTGGTCTGGAGGTTCGGGACAGGATGTGGCTCAAGATCACCATCCCCAATGCCTTCCTTG GTTCTGATGTGGTGGAGTGGCTCTACCAACACATTGAGGGCTTCCAGGACCGTCGTGAAGCCAGGAAGTATGCCAGTAACTTGCTGAAAGCTGGCTTCATCCGCCACACGGTCAACAAGATCACCTTCTCAGAGCAATGCTATTACATTTTCGGTGACTTCAGCGACTGTGAGAACT ACATGGCAAACCTCTCCCTGAATGACAACGACGGTTCTAGTGGGGCCTCAGACCAGGACACCCTGGCCCCCCTGCCCCTCCCGGGGGCCACACCCTGGCCCCTGATGCACACGTTCCCCTCCTACCAGTACACCTCCAACCCCTACTCCAGCCAGCCGCCCCCCTACCACGAGCTTTCCAGCTACAGCTACGCGCCAGGCAGCACAGGGAGCCAGCATAGTGAGG GGAGCCGGAGCAGTGGCTCCACCCGaagcgagggagagagacggaggggaggaaAAGGCGGAGGAGGGGTGGGCAGTACTAGCGGCCGGGATGAGAAGTCACCGGTAGGCGGAGACGGCAGGGACTCTCGCTCAGGAAGCGGCAGCGAATCAGAGTATTCTGTACGGAGCAGCCTGAGGAGGGGGGAACACGGAGGCTCGGCCACCCCCAGTGAACACAGCCACTATAGCCACGTCAGCCAGCGCTCACACCACCGCGCACCCCCTCCACACCTCCAATTCCCACAGGGCATACCCCTTTCATACAACCCCATGATGCTTATGATGGTCCCCCAGCACCCCCATCACCCTCACGTGCACCCACACACCCTCCAGGGCCTGGGGCAGACAGGGCCCTCGATGCCGGGCCTGCCCCCTGGCACCACCCCCGGGGGACCTCCAGGGGCACCCCCAACCCGTGACCTGGGCTCTGTGCCCCCAGAGCTCACCGCCTCGCGCCAGTCCTTCCACCTTGCCATGGGAAATCCCAGTGAGTTCTTTGTGGACGTCATGTAG